From Leguminivora glycinivorella isolate SPB_JAAS2020 chromosome 24, LegGlyc_1.1, whole genome shotgun sequence, a single genomic window includes:
- the LOC125238724 gene encoding uncharacterized protein LOC125238724 has protein sequence MAQLSPEMSLLLERMTEKLNIQTQTITDNVTATILLKVEETIKPIVEENKKLRIELQELNRKIETLDNNARRNNVILHGIPESQEEKFDQLINTVINTIHDLDVDLKITDINRVQRLGRRQENDNKIRPILLSTTSTQKKIEILRNKKKMKQNTYITHDVSKKSLQERKEKTKTTVNETEKRKRPDSESPSPNKPVTSTRKDNKITKVDAFQVMRERAYSLSDKNTWRN, from the coding sequence ATGGCTCAATTGTCACCGGAGATGTCACTTCTACTAGAAAGAATGACAGAAAAACTCAATATCCAAACGCAAACAATAACAGACAACGTTACGGCAACGATATTACTAAAAGTAGAGGAGACAATTAAACCAATAGTAGAGGAAAACAAGAAGTTGCGCATCGAATTACAAGAGCTGAACAGAAAAATAGAAACACTGGACAATAATGCACGAAGAAACAATGTTATTTTACATGGTATTCCCGAGTCGCAAGAGGAAAAGTTCGATCAATTAATAAACACCGTCATCAATACTATCCATGATTTAGACGTCGATCTAAAAATAACGGACATAAACCGTGTACAACGCTTGGGAAGGCGACaagaaaatgacaataaaataagACCTATCCTTCTTTCGACAACATCTACCCAGAAAAAGATCGAGATACTAAGAAACAAgaaaaaaatgaaacaaaatacatacataacacATGATGTCTCCAAAAAGTCACTACAAGAACGAAAAGAGAAAACGAAAACAACAGTAAATGAaacagaaaaaagaaaaaggcCAGACTCTGAATCGCCAAGCCCAAACAAACCAGTCACATCAACTAGAAAAGACAACAAAATAACTAAAGTGGATGCATTTCAAGTCATGCGAGAGCGTGCCTATTCCTTATCAGATAAAAACACATGGAGAAACTGA